A genomic segment from Nicotiana sylvestris chromosome 1, ASM39365v2, whole genome shotgun sequence encodes:
- the LOC138891238 gene encoding uncharacterized protein, with translation MRSMEQSLKNIQGLRGQKSVFYADLCMFPHVHLPLGFKTPKFEKYDGHGDPIAHLKRYCNQLRGASGKEELLMAYFRESLVGIASEWYLDQDISRWHIWDDLARDFVRQFQYNIDIAPDRNSQSNLKKKSSECFREYAIKWHEQVARVKPTMDETEMVSVFLQSQEADYFQNMMSAMGKPFAEAIKIGEMVKNGLKTGCILSQSTIRATSQAIQSGSGGVANRKKKEEVAMATSSLRNPRPPRGYFPPITPQHYYPHQDVAYAMAPQPYAVMNTQPYAQP, from the coding sequence ATGAGGAGCATGGAACAGAGCCTTAAGAACATACAAGGCTTGAGAGGACAAAAGAGCGTATTCTACgctgatctatgtatgttcccacaTGTGCATTTGCCCctaggtttcaagaccccaaagttcgaaaagtatgatgggcacggggatcccatagcccatctcaagaggtattgcaatcaattaCGAGGGGCAAGCGGAAAAGAAGagctcctaatggcttattttagagagagtctagttggcattgcatctgagtggtacctggatcaggacatatctcgttggcatatttgggatgatctggctcgagattttgtcaggcagtttcagtaTAACATAGACATAGCTCCTGACAGGAATTCTCAATCGAATCTCAAGAAAAAGTCCTCGGAATGTTTccgagaatatgctattaaatggcaCGAACAAGTAGCCAGGGTCAAGCCCACGATGGATGAAACAGAAATGGTGAGTGTTTTTCTTCAATcccaagaggctgactactttcagaatatgatgtctgcaatggggAAACCGTTTGCCGAGGCTATCAAGATTGGTGAGATGGTcaagaatggtttgaaaacaggGTGCATATTGAGCCAATCTACCATAAGAGCTACGTCCCAAGCAATTCAAAGTGGGTCCGGAGGTGTAGCaaacagaaagaagaaagaagaggtggCGATGGCAACTTCAAGTCTAAGAAACCCTCGTCCACCCAGAGGTTACTTCCCTCCAATCACCCCACAACATTATTATCCTCATCAGGATGTGGCCTATGCTATGGCTCCTCAGCCGTACGCAGTAATGAACACCCAGCCATATGCTCAGCCATAA